In the Vogesella sp. XCS3 genome, CTTGTGTGATCTCACGCGATTCTAGCATGGCTGGCTAGCGTTCGAGCGCCCGCCCTGCCGCTGGCAGGCAGAAGGTTGGCCGCAGCATACCGGCAAAACAAAACCCGGCCGCAGCCGGGTTCGATAAGCCATGCACGAGGTATCGTGCCCGTGCTTACTGCCAGTCCAGAATCACCTTGCCGCTCTGGCCGGACAGCATGGCGGCAAAGCCGGCCTCGAAGTCGTCCACCTTGAAATGGTGGGTCACAATCGGGGTGATATCCAGCCCGGACTGGATCAGCGCCACCATCTTGTACCAGGTTTCGAACATTTCGCGGCCGTAGATGCCCTTGATCTCCAGCCCTTTGAAGATGACCTGGTTCCAGTCGATGGAAGTGTTAGCAGGCGGAATACCCAGCAAGGCAACTTTGCCGCCGTGGTTCATCACATCCAGCATCTGGCGGAAGGCGTGCGGGTTGCCGGACATTTCCAGGCCCACGTCGAAGCCTTCAGTCATGTGCAGCTCCTGCATCACGGCTTTCAGGTCTTCGCGGCCAACGTTCACGGCGCGGGTGGCGCCCATCTGGCGCGCCAGGTCCAGGCGGTAGTCGTTGACGTCGGTAATCACCACATGGCGGGCGCCCACGTGCTTGGCGATAGCCACCGCCATGATGCCGATCGGGCCTGCGCCGGTAATCAGTACGTCCTCGCCCACCAAATTGAAGCTCAGTGCGGTGTGCACGGCATTGCCGAACGGGTCGAAGATGGAGGCCAGGTCGTCGGAAATGTCATCCGGAATCGGGAAGGCGTTGAACGCCGGAATCACCAGGTATTCGGCAAACGCGCCTTCGCGGTTCACGCCCACACCGGTGGTATTGCGGCACAGGTGGCGGCGGCCGGCGCGGCAGTTACGGCAGTAACCGCAGGTGATGTGGCCTTCGCCGGATACGCGCTGGCCAATGGTAAAGCCCTGCACTTCCGAGCCCATGCCGGCCACCACGCCCACGTACTCGTGGCCTACGTGCATCGGCACCGGGATGGTTTTCTGTGCCCAGTCGTCCCAGTTCCAGATATGGATGTCGGTACCGCAAATGGCGGTTTTGGTGATCTTGATCAGCAGGTCGTTATGGCCCACTTCCGGCATTGGTACATCGGTCATGCTCAGGCCGGGTGCGGCCTGCAGTTTGGCGAGTGCTTTCATGCAATTACTCCTGTGTTTTGCCACGGAACCACACGGAACCACACGGACAAGCTAGCCCGCCAGCCGCAGCGTAATGGGGTAGCGGCAAGGCAGTGTCCGGTGTGTTTTCGTGTCTTTCGTGGCAAAGAATCATTTGGTCAAATCACGCCCAGTTTGCGGCCAACCTTGATGAAGGCGGCTACGGTGTGCTGCACCTGCTCCAGCGTGTGGCCGGCGGACATCTGGGTACGGATGCGCGCCTTGCCCTTGGGCACTACCGGGTAGGAGAAGCCGGTGACAAACACGCCTTCGTCCAGCAGGGCCGCAGCCATATCGCCCGCCAGTTTGGCATCGCCCAGCATCACCGGAATGATGGGGTGCTGCCCCGGCACCAGGGTAAAGCCGGCGTCGCTCATGGCGCTGCGGAAGTAATCGGCATTACGTTTGAGGTTGGCACGCAGCGTGTCGCCCTCTTCGGTTTGCAGAATCTGCAGCACTTTCAGGCTGGCGGCGGTAATGGCTGGCGCCAGGGTGTTGGAAAACAGATAAGGGCGCGAGCGCTGGCGCAGCAGGTCTACGATAGGCTGGCGCGCCGATACATAACCGCCCGATGCCCCGCCCAGCGCCTTGCCCAGCGTACCGGTGTAGATATCCACACGGTCGGCCACGCCGCACAGCTCGGGGGTACCGGCACCGCTGTCACCGATAAAACCTACCGCGTGCGAGTCGTCCACCATCACGATGGCACCGTAGCGCTCGGCCACGTCGCACAGGGTTTTCAGGTCGGCGATGATGCCGTCCATGGAGAACACGCCGTCGGTCACCACCAGCTTGAAGCGCGCGCCAGCGGCGTCGGCAGCTTGCAGCTGGGCTTCCAGGTCGGCCATATCGTTATTCTTGTAACGGAAGCGCTTGGCTTTGCACAGGCGCACGCCATCAATGATGGAGGCGTGGTTCAGCTCGTCCGAGATCACCGCGTCTTCTTCGGTGAGCAGGGTTTCGAATACACCACCGTTAGCGTCGAAGCAGCTGGAGTACAGGATGGTGTCGTCGGTGCCCAGAAAGCCGGAAATCGCCGCTTCCAGGTCTTTGTGCACCTGCTGGGTACCGCAGATAAAGCGTACCGAGGCACAGCCGTAACCGTAGTCGTCCAGGCCCTGCTTGGCCGCGGCAATCAGGCGCGCGTCGTCGGCCAGGCCCAGGTAGTTGTTGGCGCAGAAGTTCAGCACATCACGGCCACCGCTCAGGGTGATGCCGGCGCGTTGCGGGGTAGCAATCACGCGCTCCGGTTTTTCAAAACCGTCAGCACGGATATGCGCCAGCGTGGCTTGCAGATGGGCGAGGTAGGTATGGTTCATGGGCTATCCCTGTGGTGTGGCAGGTGCCGTACTGCGGCACGGCTGCAATGTTTCTGTCACCATTCTAGACCCCTGCCCGCCACATTATCAGGGACAGTTTCGCGCGATTTTCCGGGGGTGAGTGTTACCGTGCCGTGCGACAATAGCCAGCCCCTGACTACCCTGCCCGTTCTGCCGTGAGCCAGCCTGCCACTCCCCCACAATGCCGCCACTGCCAGCACTATTACATTACGCACGATGCGCGCTTTCCTTACGGCTGCCGTGCCATGCAGATCAAGAGCAAGCGCTCGCCGGTACTGGATGTACAGGAAGCGACCGGCCGCCAGTGCGTGATGTTTGTGGCCAAGCCGGCGCGCCAGCCATAAAAAATGCGGCCAAGGTTGGCCGCATTGCAAAGAAATCAGGGCGGGGGTTTAGCCGCGGCGGATTACCCGTGCCGCGTCCAGTGCGTAATAGGTCAGGATACCGTCAGCCCCCGCGCGCTTGAACGCCAGCAGGCTTTCCATCATGCATTTTTCTTCATTCAGCCAGCCGTTTTGCACTGCCGCCTTCAGCATGGCGTACTCGCCGGACACCTGATAGGCGTAGGTAGGTACCTTGAAGGTGTCCTTGATACGGCGGATCACGTCCAGGTAAGGCATGCCCGGTTTGATCATCACCATGTCCGCGCCTTCTTCCAGATCCATCGCCACTTCGTACAGCGCCTCGTCCAGGTTGGCCGGGTCCATCTGATAGGTGTACTTGTCGGCGCTGCCCAGGTTGGCCGCCGAGCCTACCGCATCGCGGAACGGGCCATAGAAAGCCGACGCGTATTTGGCGCTGTAAGCCAGAATCTTGGTGTGGATAAAGCCTTCGTCTTCCAGCGCGCTGCGGATCGCGCCGATGCGGCCGTCCATCATGTCGGACGGGCCCAGTACGTCGGCACCGGCGGCAGCGTGGCATAGCGCCTGCTGCACCAGGATTTCGGTGGTCTCATCGTTCAGCACGTAGCCACTATCGTCCAGCAAGCCATCCTGGCCGTGCACGGTGTACGGGTCCAGCGCCAGGTCGGTCATGATGCCCAGCTGCGGGAAGCGTGCTTTCAGCGCCCGCACCACGGTAGGGACCAAGCCATCCGGGTTGTAAGCTTCCTCGCCGGAGTTGTCCTTGCCGGTTTCGATCACCGGGAAGATGGACAGCATCGGAATACCCAGCGCCACCGCTTCGGCAGCCGTGTCCAGCAGTTTGTCCAGGCTCTGGCGCTTCACGCCTGGCATGGACGCTACTTCTTCCTCGCGGCCCTCGCCTTCCAGCACGAATACCGGGTAGATCAGGTCATTGGTGGTCAGCACATTTTCACGCATCAGGCGGCGGGAAAAATCATCACGGCGCATGCGGCGCAGGCGGGTAGCAGGAAAGTAACGGTTGGCAAACATGGGTATCTCTCGGCAGGTGTAGTGAGAACGGGCATGAAGATAGCAAAGCTCAGACCGCGCAGACAGCACTAGTTCAATAAGATTTGCGGCAAAACAAGTTAGCCGCCATGCGGCCAACCCTGCGCCTAGCGCTGTTCTGGCGGCGTCTCTTCTGCGCTGGGGGCGGTGTCACCTGGGCAGCGGTAGGCGCTACCATCCTTGCTG is a window encoding:
- the hemB gene encoding porphobilinogen synthase, whose product is MFANRYFPATRLRRMRRDDFSRRLMRENVLTTNDLIYPVFVLEGEGREEEVASMPGVKRQSLDKLLDTAAEAVALGIPMLSIFPVIETGKDNSGEEAYNPDGLVPTVVRALKARFPQLGIMTDLALDPYTVHGQDGLLDDSGYVLNDETTEILVQQALCHAAAGADVLGPSDMMDGRIGAIRSALEDEGFIHTKILAYSAKYASAFYGPFRDAVGSAANLGSADKYTYQMDPANLDEALYEVAMDLEEGADMVMIKPGMPYLDVIRRIKDTFKVPTYAYQVSGEYAMLKAAVQNGWLNEEKCMMESLLAFKRAGADGILTYYALDAARVIRRG
- the tdh gene encoding L-threonine 3-dehydrogenase — translated: MKALAKLQAAPGLSMTDVPMPEVGHNDLLIKITKTAICGTDIHIWNWDDWAQKTIPVPMHVGHEYVGVVAGMGSEVQGFTIGQRVSGEGHITCGYCRNCRAGRRHLCRNTTGVGVNREGAFAEYLVIPAFNAFPIPDDISDDLASIFDPFGNAVHTALSFNLVGEDVLITGAGPIGIMAVAIAKHVGARHVVITDVNDYRLDLARQMGATRAVNVGREDLKAVMQELHMTEGFDVGLEMSGNPHAFRQMLDVMNHGGKVALLGIPPANTSIDWNQVIFKGLEIKGIYGREMFETWYKMVALIQSGLDITPIVTHHFKVDDFEAGFAAMLSGQSGKVILDWQ
- a CDS encoding glycine C-acetyltransferase, whose protein sequence is MNHTYLAHLQATLAHIRADGFEKPERVIATPQRAGITLSGGRDVLNFCANNYLGLADDARLIAAAKQGLDDYGYGCASVRFICGTQQVHKDLEAAISGFLGTDDTILYSSCFDANGGVFETLLTEEDAVISDELNHASIIDGVRLCKAKRFRYKNNDMADLEAQLQAADAAGARFKLVVTDGVFSMDGIIADLKTLCDVAERYGAIVMVDDSHAVGFIGDSGAGTPELCGVADRVDIYTGTLGKALGGASGGYVSARQPIVDLLRQRSRPYLFSNTLAPAITAASLKVLQILQTEEGDTLRANLKRNADYFRSAMSDAGFTLVPGQHPIIPVMLGDAKLAGDMAAALLDEGVFVTGFSYPVVPKGKARIRTQMSAGHTLEQVQHTVAAFIKVGRKLGVI